The Cololabis saira isolate AMF1-May2022 chromosome 20, fColSai1.1, whole genome shotgun sequence genome includes a window with the following:
- the LOC133420876 gene encoding NACHT, LRR and PYD domains-containing protein 12-like — protein MDQCEDGEEGVPPSKTSLCGGHESRSKDQRNQPGPGPGPGPGPKPKPGPGPSCVSLKSDKSMEYIITFKGDQRSAVKRVDQQISEPPSGPSVQQHQTQLDSIFLLLEDNIVMFVKNELKKIQRGLSPDYPESLERGLQGEDEEQRSSREAFVKITLNFLRRMKQEELAERLQSSTFAKVCKKRLKSELKKKSQCVFEGIIKAGNPALLEQIYTELYITEGGTGEVNHEHEVRQIEAASRKPGRAETTIRPEDIFKPPPGRKGPIRTVMTKGVAGIGKTVLTQKFTLDWAEGRTNQDIQFLLPFTFRQLNVLREQKFSLVELVHAFFSETREICSFEDFQVVFIFDGLDESRFPLDFHNSTIVSDPRRSTSVDVLLTNLIRGNLLPSARLWITTRPAAANQIPPECVSMVTEVRGFSDPQKEEYFRKRFRDEEQTSRIFSHIKTSQSLHIMCHIPVFCWITATVLENVLEKVLETREGGRLPKTLTEMYIHFLVVQAKLKKVKYDGGVGTDPHWSPESRKMVESLGKLAFEQLQKGNLIFYEPDLRQCGIDVREASVYSGVFTQIFREESSLYQDQVFCFIHLSVQEFLAALHVHQTFINSGVNLMEEQRKTSRWFKKGAETDLYQRAVDKALQSPNGHLDLFLRFLLGLSLETNQTLLRGLLEPKQISSQNNQETVEYIKKKISGDLSAETSINLFHCLNELNAGSLVEEVQQSLTSGLLSTDKLSPAQWSALVFVLLSSEDLEVFDLKKYSASENVLRRLLPVVKASKKVVLSGCNLSMYICPVLSSVLSSQSSSLTELDLSHNRLHDSGLKDLCPGLESPHCHLESLRLSGCNLSEDICPLLSSVLSSQSSSLTELDLSHNNLQDSGLKDLCPGLESPHCHLEYLRLSDCLISEKGCASLVSALSSNPSHLRELDLSCNHPGESAVKLLSAGLKDTRWRLETLRVEPAGQRWLKPGLRKYSCQLTIDTNTVQNNIKLSDNNRKMTRVKEDQSYPDHPDRFDSWRQLLCREVLTGRCYWEVQRSGHVYISVSYRRISRKGDSHDCVFGGNDHSWSLSCSDDDGRYSVWHNNRGTPSSSSSSVSDRVAVYVDVPAGTLSFYTVSSDRLILIHTVNTTFTEPLYPGFGFWRVSGSSVSLC, from the exons atggaccagtgtgaggacggagaggagggagtccctccctctaaaacctctctgtgtgggggacatgagagtcggagcaaagatcagag gaatcaacctggacctggacctggacctggacccggacctaaacctaaacctggacctggacccagctgtgtgtccttgaagagtgacAAGTCAATGGAATATATTATTACCTTCAAAGGAGACCAACGTTCTGCTGTAAAGAG agtggaccagcagatctcagagCCTCCCAGCGGTCcatctgtccagcagcatcagacccagctggactccatatttctg cttctggaggacaacattgtcatgtttgtgaagaacgagctgaagaagatccagaggggtctgagtccagattacccagaatccctagaGCGTGGGTTGCagggtgaggatgaagagcagaggagcagcagagaggcgtttgtgaagatcacattgaacttcctgaggagaatgaagcaggaggagctggctgagcgtctgcagagca GTACTTTTGCTAAAGTGTGTAAAAAGCGGCTGAAGTCtgagctgaagaagaagtcccagtgtgtgtttgaggggatcattaaagcaggaaacccagcccttctggagcagatctacacagagctctacatcacagagggagggaccggagaggtcaaccatgaacatgaagtcagacagattgaagcagcttccaggaaaccaggcagagcagaaacaaccatcagaccggaagacatctttaaacccccacctggaagaaaaggaccaatcagaacggtgatgacgaagggagtggccggcatcgggaaaacagtcctaacacagaagttcactctggactgggctgaaggcagaaccaaccaggacatccagttcctgcttccattcaccttcagacagctgaatgtgctgagagagcagaagttcagcttggtggaactagttcatgcattcttctctgaaaccagagaaatctgcagctttgaagacttccaggtcgtgttcatcttcgacggtctggatgagagtcgatttcctctggacttccacaactctACAATCGTCAGTGACCCCAGAAGATCCACCTCGgtggacgtgctgctgacaaacctcatcagggggaacctgcttccttctgctcgtctctggatcaccacacgacccgcagcagccaatcagatccctcctgagtgtgtctccatggtgacagaggtcagagggttcaGTGACCctcagaaggaggaatacttcaggaagaggttcagggatgaggagcagaccagcaggatcttctcccacatcaagacatcacagagcctccacatcatgtgccacatcccagtcttctgctggatcactgctacggtcctggagaacgtcctggagaaagtcctggaaaccagagagggagggaggctgcccaagaccctgactgagatgtacatccacttcctggtagttcaggccaaactgaagaaggtcaagtatgatggaggagttgggacggatccacactggagtccagagagcaggaagatggtggagtctctgggaaaactggcttttgagcagctgcagaaaggaaacctgatcttctatgaaccagacctgagacagtgtggcatcgatgtcagagaggcttcagtgtactcaggagtgttcacccagatctttagagaggagagcagcctgtaccaggaccaggtcttctgcttcatccatctgagtgttcaggagtttctggctgctcttcatgtccatcagaccttcatcaactctggagtcaaccttatggaggaacaaagaaaaacctCCAGGTGGTTTAAAAAAGGAGCAGAGACTGACCTCTATCAGAGAGCAGTGGACAAGGCGTTACAGAGTCCCAACGGACAtctggacttgttcctccgcttcctcctgggtctttcactggagacaAATCAGACTCTCTTACGAGGTCtgttggaaccaaaacaaataagttcacagaacaatcaggaaacagttgaatacatcaagaagaagatcagtggggatctgtctgcagagacaagcatcaacctgttccactgtctgaatgaactgaacgctggttctctggtggaggaggtccaacaGTCCCTGACGTCTGGACTtctctccacagataaactgtctcccgctcagtggtcggctctggtcttcgtcttactgtcatcagaagatctggaggtgtttgacctgaagaaatacTCAGCTTCAGAAAACgttctacggaggctgctgccagtggtcaaagcctccaagaaagttgt gttgagtggctGTAACCTCTCAATGTACATCTGTccagttctgtcctcagttctcagctctcagtcctccagtctgacagaactggacctgagtcacAACCGCCTGCATGATTCTGGACTGAAGGatctgtgtcctggactggagagtccacactgtcacctggagtctctcag gttgagtggttgtaacctctcagaggacatctgtccacttctgtcctcagttctcagctctcagtcctccagtctgacagaactggacctgagtcacAACAACCTGcaagattcaggactgaaggatctgtgtcctggactggagagtccacactgtcacctggagtatctcag gctctcagactgtctgatctcagagaaAGGCTGTGCTTcgctggtctcagctctgagctccaacccctcccacctgagagagctggatcTGAGCTGcaaccatccaggagagtcagcagTGAAGCTTCTGTCTGCTGGACTGAAGGATACCCGTTGGAGACTGGAAACTCTCAG ggtggagcctgctggacaacgatggttgaaaccaggtctgaggaagt attcctgtcaactcaccatcgacacaaacacagtccagaacaacatcaaactgtctgacaacaacaggaagatgacacgtgtgaaggaggatcagtcatatcctgatcatccagacaggtttgattcctggcgtcagctgctgtgtagagaagttctgacgggtcgctgttactgggaggtccagaggaGCGGACATGTTTatatatcagtgagttacagaagaatcagcaggaaaggagACTCTCATGACTGTGTGTTTGGAgggaacgatcattcctggagtctgtcaTGTTCTGATGATGATGGTCGGTACTCTGTCTGGCACAATAACAGAGGaacaccttcctcctcctcttcctcagtctctgacagagtagcagtgtacgtggacgttcctgctggaactctgtccttctacacagtctcctctgacagactgatcctcaTCCACACCGtcaacaccacattcactgaacctctctatcCTGGGTTCGGGTTCTGGCGCGTGTCTggttcttcagtgtctctgtgttga